The genomic region GCGCTCTGCTTCCCGGCCGCCTTAGCGATGAGGAAGAGAGGAGGATGGAAAGACCTGAGTGCAACATTCGTCCAAGGATGAAGTCGGGCAGTGAAATGCTCTGATCCCACATGATTTGATCATCCAGGATGAGCCCCTCAAAGGGCGCCCCCTCACGTTTTGCCTCCATCAGAACTTGAACGGCCTCGTCGGCGTTGGTTGCGGTAACCGTTTTCATTCCCCAATTTTTTGTGAGCTGGGAAAGGACACGAAGGGTCGTTTGGTTATCATCGACAATCAAAACAGAACCTCCGGCAAGACAGTTCTTTGATCCGGCGTGCGATGTCGCCGGTGCATGCTTGTCGGCGGGAAGATCAAAAAAGAGATGGAATGTACTACCCAGGCCGGGTTCGCTGTCAACCCGGATTTCCCCGCCCATCAGGGCTGTGAGCTCTGTTGAAATTGTTAAGCCGAGCCCCGTTCCACCGAATTTTCTGGATATGGATCCATCCGCCTGCGAGAAGGCGGAGAAAATTATTTGTTGGAGTTCCTGAGGAATTCCAATCCCCGAATCGATGACCTCGATGTGGTTGTGGACATGTCCATTGGGCAAAGCTTTGGAATGAAGCCGGACGAGTATCTCGCCTTTTTCAGTGAACTTTATTGCATTCCCCAATAAGTTTGTAAAAATCTGACCGATCCGGATAGGATCGCCGACAATGCGAGAGGGTCCATCGGCATGGATTTCGATGATGAGTTCCAGGCCCTTTTGGTGTGCATTGATGGATAGGGATCGCGCCCTTTCCATGATGCAATCTTCAAGGTCGAATACCTTGGAATCCAGTTGAAACTTCCCGACCTCGATCTTCGAAAGATCGAGGATATCATTGATGATGCTGAGGAGGCTGGAAGCGGAGGCTTTCACAAGCTTTAAGTATTCATATTGCTCTTCGGTCAGTTCAGTCGTCAAAGCGAGGTCCGTCATCCCCATAATGCCGTTCATTGGTGTCCGGATTTCATGACTCATATTGGCCAGGAATTGGCTTTTTGCGAGACTCGCCTCTTCCGCATTTGACTTTGCCCTCTCCAATTCCTGTGTTTTTATCTTCAACATGACATTTGCCTTCAAGGACCGCCAGTATTCTGCATTTTGCTTTGTCGTCTGGTAAAGGAGAAAAGAAGAATAAAGAATAACACAGAAAAAAATTGCAATCCCTTCATTTTCCATTGTCAGAAAACAAACAACGGCCAAGGGCGCCAGATAAATAATTAAAAAGGCGCGAATCAATCTGAGACTTGGCGACAGGGAGACGGATGCACCGGCGCACATGCCCGTCGAAATGATGACAACGAAGGTCGTGGTCCAGGAGATTTTGTATATGTAGGTGGCGAAACCTCCGAAGAGTCCCCACACGATACAAGAAAGATAGACGCCGGTGGAAAAGAGCCTTCGCCATAACTCGGGATTGGCGGGGTAGAGTCGTCGAAACCAGAGGGTGACACCAAGGCGGAAAGCCACAGTGAGACAGGTCGTGGCGATCAGAAGCCCCATCATGGTGGGGTGATCATGCATGAAAGGGGTGGCGAAGGGGATGAGGAATAGGAAGGAAATATAGAGAATAAATCCTGCGAAAGAGCGGTCGCGGAGTTCTTTGTCGGCCCGCCATTGAAGGGTCGCCTGGGCATTGAGCAACAAGGGTTGCTGGGGCTGGGGCATGCTCAACCGGACTCTCCTTGAAAACCTAAAAACGAATCTAGTATTCCTGTAATATCTTGTCTTACAATAAGTTACTAGAAAAAATAATGGTGGCAACTTTAGATACTTGCATCTATTCCGTTAAAGCATCTTATTTTTTCAAAGAAGGTTAGACCATCAAGACTCCCTCCAACAATGGGTGTGCTGAGCCTCTGGATGGACCTGTCATCCCGCTATCAATATGTCGGATACCAGCAGGGCGTCCCTTAGTGGAGATTTCGCAACGGATTCTCTGTCAAAGGGTTCGCAGCTCTTATCCGACCCGTGAAGAGGGATTTTCAGAAGGGCTGTCCTAGTGGATTTGGGCTCATTTCTCTTGCTATACTGCCGTTTCCACGCCTTCCCTTGGGGGGTATCTACCGGATCGATCCATGGAGGAGAAGATGTCCGTCAAGAAACGTGTCCAAGCGCTCCGGCAACAGATGAAAAAACACAACATTAGCGCTTACCTCGTCCCCAGCACGGACCCGCACCAGAGTGAATATGTCCCCGAGTGCTGGCAGCGCAGGCCGTGGATCAGCGGTTTTACCGGCTCGGCGGGTGATGTTGTTGTCGGCGCGACGGAGGCTGGTTTGTGGACCGATGGGCGCTATTTCCTTCAGGCAGAGGATGAGTTGAAGGGAAGCGGGATTCAACTCTACAAAATGGGACTCCCGGGAGTACCCCAGATCGACGAATATCTCGCCCGGATTCTCAAGAAGGGCGAGTTGCTGGGTGTCGACCCCCGAACGATCTCTCTTGAAAGGTCAAAAGGGATCGAGAAGGCTTTGGAACCGACGGGCGCCCGCCTGAAATGCATCGATACGAATCTTGTCGATGAGGTTTGGGCTGATCGACCGAGCATCCCCCGAGACCCGATTCGGCTCTTGCCGGCGAGGTATGCTGGTGAAACGGTCTCCTCCAAATTAGGCCGCTTGCGGACTGAGATGAAGAATAGGGGGGCCAAGGCCCATCTTCTGACCACGCTGGATTCGATTGCGTGGTTATACAATATCCGCGGAAATGATGTCGACTTTAATCCTGTCGCTATCTCGTATGCGCTCATCATGGAGAAAAAATCCTTGCTCTTTGTGGAGACGGAGAAGGTTCCCAAAAGCGTCGCAGCGAAACTGAGGCGGCATATTACGATCCGTCCCTATGGGGAAATCCAGACGGCGCTGAAGGATCTTGCGAAGAAGAAGACGAAGATCTGGGTTGACGGTGCTTCCGTATCCCGCTGGGTCATCGACATGTTGAAGGGGTGCGATCTGGTGATGGAAATGTCGCCCATCAGGGTCATGCAGGCGAAGAAGAACGACGTGCAGGTCGCGGGGATGAAGGCGGCCCATATCCGTGACGGTGTTGCGATGGTCCGGTTCCTCCATTGGCTTGAGCGTGAAGTGACCAAAGGGGGTCTGACCGAAATCCGCGCCGCGGATCGGCTTGCCCGCTTCCGATCCGAAGAGGATCTCTTCCAAGGGCTCGGATTCAGGACCATATCGGGTTATGCGGCGCATGGAGCCATTATCCACTATGGACCGACACCTGAGAGCGATCTTCCGCTTCGTCCGAAAGGGATCTATCTCATCGATTCCGGCGGGCAGTATCTGGATGGAACGACCGACATTACCCGAACGATTTTGCTGGGCCCCAGGGCGACGGCGGAGCAGCAAGACCGATTTACCCGCGTTCTCAAGGGACATATAGCCTTGGCAAGCGTCCGGTTCCCCGCCGGGATCCTGGGCGGACGGCTTGATACTTTGGCGCGTTTGCCTCTCTGGGATGCCGGTCTTGATTATAACCATGGTACGGGGCATGGTGTCGGCGCCTATCTCAGTGTTCATGAGGGGCCGCAGAATATCGGTATCAGAACCGTCGGCAAGCCGCTGGAACCGGGCAATACCCTCTCGAATGAACCCGGCTTTTACAAAGAGGGTGAGTATGGGATGCGTATTGAAAACCTGATTTTGGTCGTCGAAGACAAGCAGCGATCGAAGAAGGGCCGGTCGTTTCTGGGGTTTGAGACGATCACGATGTGTCCGATTGATACCCGGTTGGTGGATGTCCGGTTGCTTGATGAGGGCGAGCGGGATTGGCTCAATCAGTATCACAAAACGGTATACAAAAACCTATCAGGTCGCCTCGATCTGAAAGACCGCGCTTGGCTTAAAAAGGCCTGTAGGACTCTCTAAAGATGTATTACGGGTTTTTTCTCCCGATCCAGCGTTTAAGCCACGACAGAAATTCGTCATACCAGAAGATGCTGTTGCGCGGTTTTAAAATCCAATGGTTTTCATCCGGATAACAGACAAGCCGCGCCGGCAGCTTCATCGCCTTATAGACATTATATATTTGGATCCCCTGAACATAGGGGACGCGATAGTCCTGTTCGCCGTGAATGATCAGCATCGGTGACTTAAATCCCGCGGCCTGACGCATCGGATTATAGCGATCCAATCCCTCTTGATTGTTCCAGACCTCGCCGCCCATTGACCGGCGCCGGCCCTGTGTGATATCGGAAGCGTATTGTGTCTGGAAATCGCAGACGCCGGCGTGATTGATGAGGCAGGCGAATCGATCGGTCTGCGATGCGATCCAAGAAACCAGGTATCCACCGTAGGATCCGCCGGTCGCCGCCATCCGTTTGGGGTCGGCAAGGCCGCGGGAGATCAACTCATCCGTCGCCGCCATGATATCTTTGTAAGGCTGATCACCCCAGCGTCCCAAAATCGAACTGGTGAAACCCTGTCCCCAGCTGGTGGAACCGTGAAAGTTCACCATGGCGACAAGATAACCCGGAGCAGCAAAGACTTGGCCGTTCCAACGCCAATGCCAGGAGTCTGAAGAGGTGCCATGCGGACCACCGTGGATCACATGAACAAGAGGAAGCCTTTTCGCCCGGGCCGGCTTTTTTGTGACTTTTTCAATCTTTACCGTTTCAGGGGGGTGAATCAGGAACATCTGAACCGGATGTTCTTCGGCGCCGGCAAAGATAAATTCTTCAACTTTGCCGAGCCGGATGCCGTTCATAATCGGTTTTGTAAAAGCGGTATGACGCCTTTCAGCACGTCCTTGAAGGTCGAAACTCACAATCTCGGGGGGTGCGCTCAGTGTGGAAACGTTGGTATAAAGCCGCTTGCCTGCTGGTCTGGGGGGGGAGAAAGATCCGCCTCGCACCAATTCCCATGGCTTGGTCGATTGCGGGTCCTTCAATGCTGCTTGAAAATTAAAAGAAAAGATCGCC from Candidatus Eisenbacteria bacterium harbors:
- a CDS encoding aminopeptidase P family protein, with the translated sequence MSVKKRVQALRQQMKKHNISAYLVPSTDPHQSEYVPECWQRRPWISGFTGSAGDVVVGATEAGLWTDGRYFLQAEDELKGSGIQLYKMGLPGVPQIDEYLARILKKGELLGVDPRTISLERSKGIEKALEPTGARLKCIDTNLVDEVWADRPSIPRDPIRLLPARYAGETVSSKLGRLRTEMKNRGAKAHLLTTLDSIAWLYNIRGNDVDFNPVAISYALIMEKKSLLFVETEKVPKSVAAKLRRHITIRPYGEIQTALKDLAKKKTKIWVDGASVSRWVIDMLKGCDLVMEMSPIRVMQAKKNDVQVAGMKAAHIRDGVAMVRFLHWLEREVTKGGLTEIRAADRLARFRSEEDLFQGLGFRTISGYAAHGAIIHYGPTPESDLPLRPKGIYLIDSGGQYLDGTTDITRTILLGPRATAEQQDRFTRVLKGHIALASVRFPAGILGGRLDTLARLPLWDAGLDYNHGTGHGVGAYLSVHEGPQNIGIRTVGKPLEPGNTLSNEPGFYKEGEYGMRIENLILVVEDKQRSKKGRSFLGFETITMCPIDTRLVDVRLLDEGERDWLNQYHKTVYKNLSGRLDLKDRAWLKKACRTL